In Myotis daubentonii chromosome 10, mMyoDau2.1, whole genome shotgun sequence, one genomic interval encodes:
- the RPA3 gene encoding replication protein A 14 kDa subunit, producing the protein MMVEVMELPKSRINASMLAQSIDRPVCFVGRLEKIHPTGKMFILSDGEGKSATIELMEPLDEEISGIVEVVGRVTAKATIMCSSYVQFKEDNHPFDLGLYNEAVKIIHEFPQFFPLGVMQYD; encoded by the exons ATGATGGTGGAGGTGATGGAGTTGCCCAAGTCGCGTATCAACGCCAGCATGCTAGCCCAGTCCATCGACCGGCCCGTCTGCTTCGTAGGGAGGCTGGAAAAG attCATCCCActggaaaaatgtttattctttcaGATGGAGAAGGGAAAAGTGCAACCATTGAGTTGATGGAGCCT CTTGATGAAGAAATCTCTGGAATCGTGGAAGTAGTTGGAAGAGTAACAGCCAAGGCAACCATTATGTGCTCATCTTATGTCCAGTTTAAAGAAGATAACCATCCTTTTG ATCTTGGACTATACAATGAAGCTGTGAAAATTATCCATGAGTTCCCTCAgttttttcctttgggggttaTGCAATATGATTGA